The Thermoclostridium stercorarium subsp. stercorarium DSM 8532 genome contains a region encoding:
- a CDS encoding methionine ABC transporter permease: MFDRGMLELLGMGILETLYMTVGSTALAYAFGLPLGVLLYVTDKDGIYPIPAVNKILGFIINFLRSVPFLILLVFLIPLTRAIVGTTIGSTATIVPLVIAASPFVARMVESSLKEVDGGVIEAAQSMGSTTFQIIYKVLLPEAKPSLIIGAAITITTILGYSAMAGFVGGGGLGTIAVNYGYYRYQRDVMAVTVVLLVIIVQIFQEVGMRIAKHSDKRIK, translated from the coding sequence ATGTTTGACAGGGGAATGCTTGAATTACTGGGAATGGGAATTCTGGAAACGCTGTATATGACGGTGGGTTCCACGGCGCTGGCATATGCATTCGGCCTGCCCCTCGGTGTACTGTTATACGTGACCGACAAGGACGGTATTTATCCGATACCGGCTGTAAATAAAATACTGGGATTTATAATCAACTTTCTTCGCTCGGTTCCTTTTCTGATTTTGCTTGTGTTCCTTATTCCGCTTACACGGGCGATTGTGGGAACGACAATAGGTTCCACCGCAACGATTGTACCGCTTGTAATTGCCGCTTCGCCGTTTGTGGCAAGGATGGTTGAGTCTTCACTGAAAGAGGTGGACGGAGGAGTCATCGAAGCGGCTCAGTCAATGGGAAGCACCACGTTTCAGATAATATACAAGGTTCTTCTTCCCGAAGCCAAGCCTTCGCTCATAATAGGAGCCGCAATTACGATAACCACGATACTTGGATATTCGGCAATGGCGGGTTTTGTCGGGGGCGGAGGCCTTGGTACGATAGCGGTGAATTACGGATATTACAGGTATCAGCGTGATGTTATGGCTGTTACGGTGGTTTTGCTTGTAATCATTGTTCAGATATTTCAGGAAGTCGGTATGCGAATTGCAAAGCATTCGGACAAAAGGATTAAGTAA